One genomic window of Medicago truncatula cultivar Jemalong A17 chromosome 1, MtrunA17r5.0-ANR, whole genome shotgun sequence includes the following:
- the LOC120578041 gene encoding uncharacterized protein, giving the protein MELEANRRGSKFSSFERVAAISLVVLAVASPLYIDHRSESELEDDEQPISVTLWLPMLLFVLVLVISLSAFLDKSFTRFDRNWIHRVGGSSGGIVFILILLFLVLKCKASLL; this is encoded by the coding sequence atggaactTGAAGCTAATAGGAGGGGAAGcaaattttcttcatttgagAGAGTAGCAGCCATAAGCTTGGTAGTTCTAGCTGTGGCTTCTCCTCTATACATAGATCACAGATCAGAGAGTGAATTGGAAGATGATGAACAacctattagtgttactttatGGTTACCAATGTTGCTTTTTGTATTGGTTTTAGTCATATCTTTATCAGCTTTTTTAGATAAGAGCTTCACAAGGTTTGATCGTAATTGGATTCATAGAGTTGGTGGTTCTTCTGGTGGTATTGTTTTCATTCTTATTCTTCTCTTTCTTGTTTTGAAGTGTAAAGCATCTCTGTTGTAA